A single genomic interval of Electrophorus electricus isolate fEleEle1 chromosome 4, fEleEle1.pri, whole genome shotgun sequence harbors:
- the ccpg1 gene encoding cell cycle progression protein 1 isoform X5, producing MSESSSDTESSCGWTVISNEGSDIESLGPESGAGSYLQEAVEAAPLQRAAPAGSVPQTLQGEDKEVVYEDSVDSTLKEATVVEDDSGQQVGMEACLEEHANLCSSSEHSDIVTLGDSREAELVTWEGPVVKEDEETGTEEIYLGTSSSSQYTFSSAETIFPAEHTVRRGSSTSTEDEDAGMEASPVVRRRRLRRSTAGSEPEEQQEVTDGGQEEAGQREVHVAPANQQQVSGTLNKCILLALVIAISMGFGHFYGTVQIQERQRMVEKIRVSDLSETRELQQCRKEQDAVSEDVVQNLREDLQDKRDMVTSLTGIMDKITKENQHLTAKEVELQAQRTDLLEQLQQTRSEMASNEKRLTSENHVLKNTLEREEASLSILQDELRHLRTQIRELEERGANTDAILSENQQLKDHLLEEKQRIRSFLNQKEALMVEAQALRKALDKEQKVTERMRDQLGERESEAGGEADPEREALQTRVQELEKKLSFEQQRSDLWERLYVETKEERTKGDRQPKLRTPKEGMLGKVKETFDAVKNSTKEFVHHHKEQIKKAKEAVKENFRKFSDSVKSTFRHLKNSASSMFDKHRRPQETKSHERKDARTEPRQEFQRDGFREQGNKHSEDSHWLHHRPLHQHSHKSTDGPSFHADRNTRKSGAQKEQDVTGQRAAPKGCAGVFDCAYQESMSLFNKAMDPIRADEFNQLLLSYLHQEVGHFHHWRELESFINNFFHNGLFIHDQMLFTDFVSGVEDYLEDMDEYQGGNDVFEDLDDYIYRHFFGDTYLKRYGPRSEAQ from the exons ATGTCAGAAAGCTCGAGTGATACTGAGTCCTCCTGTGGATGGACTGTTATCAGCAACGAG GGCTCAGACATCGAGTCCCTGGGGCCTGAGAGCGGAGCAGGTTCCTATCTGCAGGAAGCCGTCGAAGCAGCCCCGCTGCAGCGGGCTGCTCCAGCAGGTAGCGTTCCACAAACCCTCCAGG GTGAGGATAAGGAGGTTGTGTATGAAGACTCTGTGGATAGCACCCTTAAAGAGGCCACAGTGGTGGAAGATGACTCTGGCCAGCAG GTAGGAATGGAGGCGTGTCTAGAGGAGCATGCGAATCTTTGTTCCTCCAGTGAGCACTCTGATATTGTTACCCTTGGAGACTCCAGAGAGGCGGAGCTTGTAACATGGGAGGGGCCAGTTGTCAAGGAGGACGAGGAAACGGGAACTGAAGAGATCTACCTGGGAACCTCCTCAAGCAGCCAGTACACTTTCAGTTCTGCAGAGACAA TCTTCCCAGCGGAGCATACAGTGCGCAGGGGCTCCAGCACTAGCACAGAGGATGAGGATGCTGGGATGGAGGCCAGTCCAGTTGTGAGAAGGCGCAGGCTAAGGAGGAGCACGGCAGGCTCGGAACCAGAGGAACAGCAGGAG GTTACCGATGGCGGTCAGGAAGAGGCGGGGCAGAGGGAAGTTCATGTGGCTCCCGCAAACCAGCAGCAGGTCAGTGGAACCCTCAACAAGTGCATCCTTCTCGCCCTCGTCATCGCCATCAGCATGGGATTTGGACATTTCTACG gcACAGTGCAGATACAGGAACGTCAGAGGATGGTGGAGAAGATCCGTGTAAGTGATCTGAGTGAGACGCGGGAGCTCCAGCAGTGTCGGAAGGAGCAGGACGCTGTCAGTGAG GATGTGGTCCAGAACCTGAGGGAAGACCTTCAGGACAAACGAGACATGGTGACGTCCCTGACTGGCATTATGGATAAAATTACCAAAGAGAACCAACATCTCACAGCCAAAGAGGTTGAACTTCAG GCTCAAAGAACAGATTTACTGGAACAACTTCAGCAGACCCGGAGCGAGATGGCGTCTAATGAGAAGCGCCTCACCTCAGAGAACCATGTGCTGAAGAACACTCTAGAGCGCGAGGAAgcatctctctccatccttcagGACGAGCTCCGCCACCTCCGCACGCAAATTCGCgagctggaggagagaggggccaACACCGACGCCATTCTTTCTGAGAACCAGCAGTTGAAGGACCACCTCCTGGAGGAGAAGCAGCGTATTCGGAGCTTCCTGAACCAGAAGGAGGCTCTGATGGTGGAGGCTCAGGCCTTACGCAAGGCGCTGGACAAGGAGCAGAAGGTGACTGAAAGGATGAGGGATCAGCTGGGTGAGCGGGAGAGTGAAGCGGGTGGGGAAGCCGACCCTGAAAGGGAGGCGCTCCAGACACGAGTGCAGGAGCTTGAGAAGAAGCTGAGCTTTGAGCAGCAGCGCTCGGATCTGTGGGAGCGACTCTACGTGGagacaaaagaagaaagaacCAAAGGAGACAGGCAACCCAAGCTTAGAACGCCAAAAgagggcatgctgggaaaggTGAAGGAGACGTTTGATGCAGTGAAGAACTCCACCAAAGAGTTTGTGCACCACCACAAGGAGCAGATCAAGAAAGCCAAGGAAGCTGTCAAGGAGAACTTCAGGAAGTTCTCGGACTCCGTCAAGTCAACATTCAGGCACCTGAAGAACTCTGCATCCAGCATGTTTGACAAGCACCGACGGCCGCAGGAAACGAAGTCCCATGAGAGGAAGGATGCAAGAACAGAGCCGCGGCAGGAGTTTCAGCGTGACGGTTTCAGAGAGCAGGGGAACAAACATTCAGAGGACTCCCACTGGCTGCACCACAGGCCCCTGCACCAACACTCCCACAAATCTACAGACGGTCCCTCCTTCCATGCCGACCGCAACACGCGCAAGTCGGGCGCCCAGAAGGAGCAAGATGTCACGGGACAGAGAGCCGCACCCAAAGGATGCGCTGGCGTGTTCGACTGTGCCTACCAGGAGTCCATGAGCCTCTTCAACAAGGCCATGGACCCCATAAGGGCCGACGAGTTCAACCAGCTGCTCCTCAGCTACCTTCATCAAGAAGTTGGCCACTTCCACCACTGGAGGGAGCTTGAGAGCTTCATCAACAATTTCTTTCACAATGGACTTTTTATTCACGATCAGATGCTGTTCACAGACTTTGTTAGTGGTGTTGAAGATTACTTGGAGGATATGGATGAGTACCAGGGTGGGAATGATGTTTTTGAAGATCTGGATGATTACATATACAGGCACTTCTTTGGGGATACGTACTTGAAACGATACGGTCCAAG GTCTGAGGCACAGTAG